From a region of the Gossypium raimondii isolate GPD5lz chromosome 10, ASM2569854v1, whole genome shotgun sequence genome:
- the LOC105777522 gene encoding uncharacterized protein LOC105777522, with amino-acid sequence MVQLMSSGKRVSVKLEVEESLEEELASLHKKRSKLDLYLQEGNVESGKFPISPSLYNPLDEPSPLGLRLKKSPSFLDLIQMKLSQQNADKLTAHNKKDSKGVSVSGVRDKLKASNFPAAILRIGSWEYKSRYEGDLVAKCYFAKHKLVWEVLDGGLKNKIEIQWSDIVAIKANYPDDVPGTLDVVLARQPLFFKETNPQPRKHTLWQATSDFTGGQASVHRQHFLQCPPGLLGKHFEKLIHCDPRLKFLSKQPEILLESAYFESRISGFDGLDDAGHSIELKSEEVPTIFRLQDQSSPSTVQSPSCINEQDFGVRASDNFCQGTPSPSSVREAHVIEEIRGSRAKEWDRINFPELNASMSMTDLVDHIGNCITEQMTASVESQNILEEITQYLLNDSQHTTASEEKSLMSRVNSLYCLLQKDSATEDGSSLVPMDDVAGSKLSHPMSRKDSIGDLLLNLPRIASMPKFLFNTLEDSDIKSRASKKNVL; translated from the exons ATGGTGCAATTGATGAGTTCGGGGAAAAGGGTATCCGTGAAATTGGAAGTTGAAGAATCTCTAGAAGAAGAGTTGGCCTCTCTTCACAAAAAAAGATCAAAACTCGACCTTTATTTACAg GAAGGTAACGTTGAAAGTGGGAAATTTCCAATCTCACCATCATTGTATAACCCACTGGATGAGCCAAGTCCACTTGGCTTGCGTCTGAAAAAGAGTCCATCTTTTCTGGACCTGATTCAAATGAAACTTTCACAGCAAAATGCCGATAAGTTAACAGCTCATAACAAGAAAGATAGTAAAGGAGTTTCAGTTTCTGGGGTACGGGATAAGCTCAAAGCCTCAAACTTCCCTGCTGCCATTTTGCGAATCGGTTCTTGGGAG TATAAGTCAAGATACGAAGGGGATTTGGTGGCAAAATGTTACTTTGCTAAGCACAAGCTTGTATGGGAAGTGCTTGATGGTGGTCTCaagaacaaaattgaaattcaatggTCAGATATTGTAGCTATCAAGGCAAATTATCCTGATGATGTTCCAGGGACCTTAGATGTAGTG TTGGCAAGACAGCCACTTTTCTTTAAGGAGACAAATCCACAACCTAGGAAGCATACTCTGTGGCAAGCAACCTCAGATTTTACCGGTGGACAAGCAAGCGTACACAG GCAACATTTCCTACAGTGTCCACCGGGTCTTTTAGGGAAGCATTTTGAGAAACTTATTCACTGTGATCCGCGTCTCAAATTCCTAAGTAAACAGCCAGAAATTTTGTTAGAGTCAGCATATTTTGAGTCCAGGATATCCGGTTTCGATGGTTTGGATGATGCTGGCCATAGCATTGAGTTAAAAAGCGAGGAGGTGCCTACTATCTTCAGATTGCAGGATCAATCATCGCCATCAACTGTTCAATCTCCTTCCTGCATTAATGAGCAAGATTTCGGTGTTAGAGCATCTGACAATTTTTGCCAGGGAACCCCATCACCTAGCTCAG TAAGGGAGGCCCAtgttattgaagaaattagaggtAGCAGGGCGAAGGAATGGGATAGGATTAATTTTCCGGAACTTAATGCATCCATGTCGATGACCGATCTAGTGGATCATATTGGGAACTGCATAACTGAACAGATGACAGCTTCGGTTGAGAGCCAAAATATCTTGGAGGAGATCACGCAATACTTGCTCAATGATTCACAGCATACAACAGCATCAGAGGAAAAGTCCCTAATGTCTAGGGTCAATTCTCTTTACTGTCTTCTGCAGAAGGATTCAGCCACAGAAGATGGCAGCAGCTTAGTGCCGATGGATGATGTTGCTGGCTCTAAGCTCTCGCACCCCATGTCAAGGAAGGATTCAATAGGGGATCTTCTTCTCAATCTTCCCAGGATAGCTTCGATGCCGAAGTTTTTATTCAACACCCTGGAAGATTCCGATATTAAATCCAGAGCAAGTAAGAAGAATGTTTTGTGA